In the Corythoichthys intestinalis isolate RoL2023-P3 chromosome 12, ASM3026506v1, whole genome shotgun sequence genome, one interval contains:
- the LOC130927041 gene encoding frizzled-7-A-like yields the protein MEAGRSTASCVLLLLLFGLSISQSDREWEGDLKLPLCKPISIKLCSDIKYNATIMPNLLGHSTQEDAAVALRLFYPLLEAQCSADLKFFLCCVYAPVCTVLEKIVPPCRALCESAYSGCEANITAGGLQWPEKIRCDKFPVAGLCVGKI from the coding sequence ATGGAGGCAGGCAGATCGACCGCAAGCTGCGTGCTTTTGCTCTTGCTGTTCGGGCTTTCCATCTCGCAATCTGACCGTGAGTGGGAGGGAGACCTTAAGCTCCCACTTTGCAAGCCCATCTCCATCAAGCTGTGTTCCGACATCAAGTACAACGCGACCATCATGCCGAACTTGCTGGGCCACAGCACCCAAGAAGACGCGGCGGTGGCGCTTCGCCTCTTTTACCCCTTGTTGGAGGCCCAGTGCTCGGCAGATCTTAAGTTCTTCCTATGCTGCGTCTACGCTCCCGTGTGCACGGTTCTTGAGAAAATTGTCCCCCCTTGCCGGGCTCTGTGTGAAAGTGCATACTCGGGTTGTGAAGCCAATATAACCGCGGGAGGCCTCCAGTGGCCGGAGAAGATTCGCTGCGACAAGTTCCCGGTGGCTGGATTGTGTGTCGGAAAAATCTAG